From one Colletotrichum destructivum chromosome 3, complete sequence genomic stretch:
- a CDS encoding Putative G protein alpha subunit, helical insertion, with translation MGACMSSNNEEVEQKKKSQAIDRQLEEDSKRLRRECKILLLGSGESGKSTIVKQMKIIHLKGYSEDELYNYRPTVFKNLVECAKAVIQAMRQFDIEPQIEANKAYATFLMEYTAESGPQAHIDPQIGVAIQSIWSDPAREQLMDRQTEFYLMDSAEYFFQEVMRIVAPDYLPNEMDVLRARTKTTGIYETRFQMGQLSIHMFDVGGQRSERKKWIHCFENVTSIIFCVALSEYDQVLLEESSQNRMMESLLLFDSVVNSRWFMRTSIILFLNKVDIFKQKLGRSPLGNYFPDYSGGNDVNKAAKYLLWRFNQVNRAHLNLYPHLTQATDTSNIRLVFAAVKETILNNALRDSGIL, from the exons ATGGGTGCCTGTATGAGCTCGAACAACGAGGAGGTAGaacagaaaaagaagagtCAGGCGATCGATAGACAGCTGGAGGAGGACTCCAAGAGGTTACGCCGAGAATGCAAGATTCTCCTGCTCG GCTCCGGAGAGAGCGGCAAATCCACCATCGTCAAGCAGATGAAGATCATTCACTTGAAGGGCTACTCCGAAGACGAACTATACAATTATCGACCGACCGTCTTTAAGAATTTGGTGGAATGCGCGAAAGCAGTGATACAGGCGATGCGGCAGTTCGATATCGAGCCCCAAATCGAAGCAAACAAGGCATATGCCACTTTCCTTATGGAATACACAGCCGAGTCTGGTCCCCAGGCGCACATCGATCCCCAAATCGGCGTTGCCATTCAATCTATATGGAGCGACCCTGCAAGGGAGCAGCTCATGGACAGGCAGACCGAATTCTACCTGATGGATTCAGCAGAATA CTTTTTTCAAGAGGTTATGCGCATCGTCGCTCCCGACTACCTCCCCAACGAGATGGACGTTCTCAGGGCTAGAACCAAGACGACTGGTATATACGAGACAAGATTTCAGATGGGCCAGCTCAGCATACA CATgttcgacgtcggcggccaaAGAAGCGAAAGGAAGAAGTGGATTCACTGCTTCGAGAACGTCACGTCCATTATTTTCTGTGTCGCTTTGAGCGAGTACGACCAAGTTCTGCTCGAAGAGTCCAGTCAG AACCGAATGATGGAAAGTTTACTACTGTTTGATTCCGTGGTAAACTCAAGATGGTTCATGCGTACCAGTATTATCTTGTTCCTGAACAAGGTGGATATTTTCAAGCAAAAGCTTGGACGTTCACCGTTGGGCAACTACTTCCCTGACTACTCTGGCGGCAACGACGTCAACAAGGCGGCCAAATATCTCCTCTGGAGGTTCAACCAGGTCAACCGAGCACACCTCAACCTGTATCCCCA CCTGACTCAAGCAACCGACACGTCCAACATTCGACTAGTGTTTGCGGCAGTCAAGGAGACGATCCTAAACAACGCTCTTCGGGACTCGGGAATCCTATAA
- a CDS encoding Putative glycosyl transferase, family 35, phosphorylase pyridoxal-phosphate attachment, producing the protein MSGSTEQQRIPLRERRPSTGAPIIDVQGSVGPAGISRPKHKRTFTGFGAGEIKSVEASIPEPQREAWSKAQAGPFKSKEEFEKEVVRHVETTLARSMFNCDETAAYSAASLAFRDRLVKEWNKTQQRQTLVDGKRIYYFSLEFLMGRALDNAMLNVGLKDVAKDGLDELGFRIEDVIEQEHDAALGNGGLGRLAACFLDSLASLNFPAWGYGLRYRYGIFKQEIIDGYQVEVPDYWLDFNPWEFPRHDVTVDIQFFGHVQKSTDSNGKTVASWEGGETVTAVAYDVPIPGYATPSTNNLRLWSSKAASGEFDFQKFNSGDYENSVADQQRAETISAVLYPNDNLERGKELRLKQQYFWCAASLYDIVRRFKKSRRPWREFPDQVAIQLNDTHPTLAIVELQRILVDLEKLEWDEAWNIVTATFGYTNHTVLPEALEKWPVGLVQHLLPRHLQIIYDINLFFLQSVEKMFPNDRDILGRVSIIEESQPKMVRMAFLAIVGSHKVNGVAELHSDLIKTTIFKDFVNIYGPDKFTNVTNGITPRRWLHQANPRLSDLIASKTGGYEFLKDLTQLNKLELSVNDKAFRKEWAEIKYANKVRLAKYIKTTTGVSINPAALFDVQVKRIHEYKRQQMNIFGVIHRYLTLKAMSPEDRKKVAPRVSIFGGKAAPGYWMAKQIIHLVNNVGSVVNKDEDIGDLLKVIFLEDYNVSKAEMIIPASDLSEHISTAGTEASGTSNMKFVLNGGLIIGTCDGANIEITREIGENNIFLFGNLAEDVEDLRHAHTYGSHSVDENLTKVFSAIENGTFGSVSDFQALISAVRDHGDYYLVSDDFNSYIETHNLVDEAYKNQEEWITKSITSVARMGFFSSDRCINEYAEEIWNVEPLKVED; encoded by the exons ATGTCGGGGTCCACGGAACAGCAGCGCATTCCTTTGCGCGAGCGGCGTCCTTCCACCGGTGCGCCCATCATCGACGTCCAGGGCAGTGTCGGTCCGGCCGGTATCTCTCGCCCCAAGCACAAGAGAACCTTTACCGGCTTCGGCGCTGGCGAGATCAAGAGCGTCGAGG CTTCGATCCCAGAGCCCCAGCGTGAGGCATGGTCCAAGGCCCAGGCCGGCCCCTTCAAAAGCAAGGAGGAGTTTGAGAAGGAGGTTGTCCGCCATGTCGAGACCACCCTGGCTCGCAGCATGTTCAACTGTGATGAGACAGCTGCCTACTCCGCCGCTAGCTTGGCCTTCCGTGACCGTCTGGTCAAGGAGTGGAACAAGACTCAGCAGCGCCAGACTCTCGTAGACGGAAAGCGAATCTACTACTTTTCGCTCGAGTTTCTCATGGGCCGTGCCCTCGACAATGCCATGTTGAACGTCGGTCTGAAGGACGTTGCCAAGG atggccttgacgagctcgGTTTCCGCATCGAGGACGTTATCGAACAGGAACACGATGCTGCTCTCGGCAATGGCGGCCTGGGTCGATTGGCTGCCTGTTTCCTCGACAGTCTGGCCTCCCTCAACTTCCCCGCCTGGGGCTACGGACTGAGATACAGATACGGCATCTTCAAACAGGAGATTATCGATGGCTACCAGGTCGAGGTTCCCGATTACTGGCTTGACTTCAACCCTTGGGAGTTCCCCCGCCACGACGTTACTGTTGAC ATCCAATTCTTCGGTCACGTCCAGAAGTCAACCGACTCCAATGGCAAGACCGTCGCTAGctgggagggcggcgagacAGTCACCGCCGTGGCATACGACGTTCCAATTCCGGGTTACGCGACGCCATCCACCAACAACTTGCGTCTGTGGTCCAGCAAGGCTGCTAGCGGAGAGTTCGATTTTCAAAAATTCAATAGCGGTGACTACGAAAACTCGGTCGCCGACCAGCAGCGTGCCGAGACTATCAGTGCTGTCCTATACCCCAACGACAACCTCGAGCGTGGCAAGGAGCTCCGACTGAAGCAGCAATACTTCTGGTGTGCTGCGTCTCTCTACGACATCGTCCGCCGCTTCAAGAAGTCTAGACGTCCCTGGAGGGAGTTCCCTGACCAGGTCGCCATCCAGCTGAACGACACCCACCCCACactcgccatcgtcgagttGCAGCGTATCCTGGTGGATCTCGAGAAGTTGGAATGGGATGAGGCGTGGAACATCGTCACTGCCACGTTCGGCTACACCAACCACACGGTTCTTCCCGAGGCTTTGGAGAAATGGCCCGTTGGCCTAGTCCAGCATCTGCTTCCCAGACACTTACAGATTATTTACGACATCAATCTGTTCTTTCTCCAGAGCGTCGAGAAGATGTTTCCCAACGACCGCGACATCCTCGGCAGAGTCTCCATCATCGAGGAGTCGCAGCCCAAGATGGTGCGCATGGCATTCTTGGCCATTGTTGGCTCCCACAAGGTCAACGGTGTAGCCGAGCTGCACTCCGATCTCATCAAGACCACAATCTTCAAGGACTTTGTCAACATCTACGGCCCTGACAAGTTCACCAACGTCACCAATGGCATTACCCCGAGACGCTGGCTGCACCAGGCCAACCCCCGGTTGTCCGACCTGATCGCATCCAAGACCGGAGGATACGAATTTCTCAAGGACTTGACGCAGCTGAACAAGCTCGAGCTGAGCGTCAACGACAAGGCGTTCCGCAAGGAATGGGCCGAGATCAAGTACGCCAACAAAGTCCGCCTGGCCAAGTACatcaagacgacgacgggcgtcAGCATTAACCCCGCCGCGCTCTTCGACGTTCAAGTCAAGCGTATTCACGAGTACAAGCGTCAGCAGATGAACATCTTTGGCGTCATCCATCGCTACCTTACCCTCAAGGCCATGTCCCCTGAGGACCGCAAGAAGGTAGCGCCGCGCGTTTCCATCTTCGGCGGAAAGGCTGCTCCTGGCTACTGGATGGCCAAGCAAATTATTCATCTGGTCAACAACGTCGGTTCCGTCGTCAACAAGGATGAGGACATTGGTGATCTGCTCAAGgtcatcttcctcgaggACTACAACGTCAGCAAGGCCGAGATGATCATCCCTGCTTCGGACCTTAGCGAGCACATCTCCACTGCCGGTACTGA GGCCTCAGGTACCAGCAACATGAAGTTTGTGCTCAACGGCGGCCTAATTATTGGCACGTGCGACGGCGCCAAT ATTGAGATCACGCGCGAGATTGGCGAGAACAATATCTTCCTCTTTGGCAACCttgccgaggatgtcgaggatcTCCGCCATGCCCACACCTACGGATCTCACTCCGTCGACGAAAACCTTACCAAAGTCTTCTCTGCAATTGAGAACGGAACATTCGGCTCCGTGTCCGACTTCCAAGCGCTCATCTCGGCGGTGCGTGATCACGGTGACTACTACCTTGTTTCGGACGACTTCAACAGCTACATTGAAACACACAacctcgtcgatgaggcgTACAAGAACCAGGAGGAGTGGATCACCAAGTCCATTACCAGCGTTGCTCGCATGGGCTTCTTCAGCAGTGACCGCTGCATCAACGAGTATGCCGAGGAGATCTGGAATGTTGAACCGCTCAAGGTCGAAGACTAG